Proteins co-encoded in one Aptenodytes patagonicus chromosome 14, bAptPat1.pri.cur, whole genome shotgun sequence genomic window:
- the EDEM2 gene encoding ER degradation-enhancing alpha-mannosidase-like protein 2 has protein sequence MAALRSLGPLLCLWALRLPAPPAGTGAAARGLDVASYRERVRAMFYHAYEHYLESAFPYDELRPLTCDGQDTWGSFSLTLIDALDTLLILGNVSEFQRVVSVLQEGVDFDIDVNASVFETNIRVVGGLLSAHLLSKKAGVEVEVGWPCSGPLLRMAEEAARKLLPAFQTPTGMPYGTVNLLHGVNPGETPVTCTAGIGTFIVEFATLSHLTGDPVFEDVARKALKALWKNRSDIGLVGNHIDVLTAKWVAQDAGIGAGVDSYFEYLVKGAILLQDKELMSMFLEYNKAIKNYTKFDDWYLWVQMYKGTVSMPVFQSLEAYWPGLQSLIGDVDNAMRTFLNYYTVWKQFGGLPEFYNIPQGYTVDKREGYPLRPELIESAMYLYRATRDPTLLELGRDAVESIEKISKVDCGFATIKDLRDHRLDNRMESFFLAETVKYLYLLFDPDNFIHNDGSVFDVVLTPYGECVLNAGGYIFNTEAHPIDPAALHCCRKRKEEQWEVEDLMREFYSLKKNKKFTLKRAADHGEGESAKDPEDASSEKGGEMRNSKKSSHSLLSCPSQSFNSKLAVLGQVFLDNN, from the exons ATGGCCGCGCTGCGCTCGCTCGGCCCCTTGCTGTGCCTGTGGGCGCTGCGGctcccggcgccgccggcgggcACCGGCGCGGCCGCCCGGGGGCTGGACGTCGCTTCCTACCG GGAGCGGGTGCGCGCCATGTTCTACCACGCCTACGAGCACTACCTGGAGAGCGCCTTCCCCTACGACGAGCTGCGGCCGCTGACGTGCGACGGGCAGGACACCTGGGGCAG CTTCTCCCTCACGCTGATCGACGCCCTGGACACCCTACTC ATCTTGGGAAATGTTTCCGAGTTCCAGCGAGTCGTCAGTGTACTGCAGGAAGGGGTGGATTTTGACATTGATGTCAATGCATCCGTCTTTGAAACTAACATTCGAG TGGTGGGTGGTCTCCTCTCCGCTCACTTGCTGTCGAAGAAGGCTGGCGTTGAAGTAGAAGTGGGCTGGCCGTGCTCTGGACCTCTCCTCAGGATGGCGGAGGAAGCAGCTCGCAAACTCCTGCCGG CTTTTCAGACCCCAACTGGGATGCCATATGGAACAGTGAACTTGCTGCACGGAGTAAACCCTGGGGAGACCCCAGTTACCTGTACTGCTGGAATTGGTACATTTATAGTGGAATTTGCCACTTTAAGCCACCTTACTGGTGACCCAGTGTTCGAGGATGTTGCCAGGAAAGCTTTGAAGGCACTGTGGAAGAATCGCTCGGATATTGGGCTG GTTGGTAACCACATTGATGTGCTAACTGCCAAGTGGGTGGCCCAAGATGCTGGCATTGGGGCCGGAGTGGACTCCTACTTTGAATACCTTGTTAAAGGAGCCATTCTCCTGCAGGACAAGGAGCTGATGTCCATGTTTCTAG AATATAACAAAGCTATCAAAAATTACACAAAGTTTGATGACTGGTACCTCTGGGTTCAGATGTACAAAGGAACAGTGTCCATGCCTGTTTTTCAGTCCCTGGAGGCCTACTGGCCAGGCCTACAG AGCCTAATTGGGGACGTAGATAATGCCATGCGAACCTTCCTCAACTATTACACTGTCTGGAAGCAGTTTGGTGGGCTGCCCGAGTTCTACAACATTCCCCAGGGCTATACAGTGGACAAGAGAGAAGGATATCCACTCAGGCCTG agctgattGAGAGTGCAATGTATCTGTACCGTGCTACAAGAGATCCCACGCTCTTAGAATTGGGAAGAGACGCAGTGGAGTCAATAGAGAAAATCAGCAAGGTGGACTGTGGATTTGCAACT ATCAAAGACTTGAGAGATCACAGACTGGATAATCGCATGGAATCCTTCTTTTTGGCTGAAACGGTAAAATACTTGTACCTGCTGTTTGACCCAGACAACTTCATTCACAATGATGGATCAGTCTTTGATGTGGTGCTTACACCATACGGGGAATGCGTCTTGAATGCTGGAGGATACATCTTCAACACTGAAGCTCATCCTATAGACCCTGCTGCGCTGCATTGCTGTAGGAAGCGGAAGGAAGAGCAGTGGGAGGTGGAAGACTTGATGCGGGAATTTTACTcgctgaagaaaaacaagaaattcactttaaaaagagCTGCCGACCACGGTGAAGGGGAAAGTGCAAAAGACCCTGAAGATGCCTCTTCAGAGAAAGGTGGAGAGATGAGAAACTCTAAGAAGAGCTCACACTCCCTCCTGAGTTGCCCCAGTCAATCTTTTAACTCTAAACTTGCAGTACTGGGACAGGTCTTCCTGGATAACAACTGA